A window from Lampris incognitus isolate fLamInc1 chromosome 5, fLamInc1.hap2, whole genome shotgun sequence encodes these proteins:
- the pecam1b gene encoding platelet endothelial cell adhesion molecule isoform X20 — MGLLLLLTFTLLSSWRPVGAQSPFTIRNVNLVIEPGNDVMRDTNVTLRCQAVVSTSDKQLLSRAYRLYKDNILVYTDTTNSSEDLVYQLPLARVSNTGKYECQIVIEGKSMSSEPKKLTVTGLSTPELHLSKRVLNEGEEVIAKCTAPGEMGPIIFYFYADFSEIKEERVNKNHVEVALRFNGAGIRKINCSYVALIMPNSVRSEQSNIVSISVKELPLNPVLEISPHQRVYEGDPLNITCTIGDFHSYSEKVHVYLSQGKHLLSFGTNKVNYSKLAVANEPGEFECRLEMGKVAKVATATVSVTELFSVPTLTVSPKDVFQEDEIKLICRSEVYAPERLRREELVYTIDPLRSHLVSGRGAGIFSGKTLPYEFNYTCSAKAKEIVKHSKTLRVSPKVPVSQPKISVVGRAVLGRPFQILCQSDKGSLPINYTLWRRNDLLKMAIVKQLPQKALFNVTIQRPDEISQYMCDAQNKQDRVVELSKRLNASVTVPVSDTLLTVLPDLRNIAEGDRLYLICSINGTPPVTFKWYRSGRAQPLSTTTSNKITLDYQVPEVSREHSGTYYCEAGNYANNVRSQLVTIDVSMAMWKKGLIVASCLLVVAVLVLLLVLHFRAKRESLRALNQMTL; from the exons ATGGGTCTCCTCTTACTGCTCACCTTCACACTCCTCTCTAGCT GGAGACCAGTAGGAGCCCAGTCAC CATTCACGATAAGAAATGTCAATCTGGTGATCGAACCGGGCAATGATGTGATGAGGGACACCAACGTGACACTGAGATGCCAGGCTGTCGTCAGCACCTCGGACAAACAGCTCCTGAGCCGCGCCTACAGATTATACAAGGACAACATCCTGGTCTACACGGACACCACCAACAGCTCAGAAGATCTCGTCTATCAGTTGCCCCTGGCCAGGGTCTCCAACACTGGCAAATATGAATGCCAGATTGTAATTGAGGGCAAAAGTATGAGCAGCGAGCCTAAGAAACTCACAGTAACAG GCCTGTCTACACCCGAGCTCCACCTCAGCAAGCGTGTGTTGAATGAAGGAGAGGAGGTGATAGCCAAATGCACAGCTCCTGGTGAGATGGGCCCCATCATCTTCTATTTCTACGCCGACTTCAGCGAGATCAAGGAAGAGCGGGTCAACAAAAACCACGTGGAGGTTGCGCTTCGTTTCAACGGCGCGGGAATCCGCAAAATTAACTGCAGCTACGTGGCGCTGATCATGCCGAACTCTGTCAGGTCTGAGCAAAGCAACATTGTCAGCATTTCTGTCAAAG AGCTTCCTCTCAATCCAGTTCTCGAGATCAGTCCACACCAAAGAGTCTATGAAGGGGACCCACTCAATATCACCTGCACCATCGGGGATTTCCATTCCTACTCTGAAAAGGTCCATGTCTACCTGAGCCAAGGGAAACACCTGCTCAGCTTTGGGACCAACAAAGTGAACTACAGCAAGCTGGCAGTGGCAAATGAGCCGGGAGAGTTTGAGTGCAGGTTAGAGATGGGAAAAGTCGCCAAAGTCGCTACAGCAACGGTGTCGGTAACCG AGCTGTTTTCAGTGCCAACACTGACCGTGTCTCCCAAAGACGTCTTTCAAGAGGACGAAATTAAGTTGATTTGCCGAAGTGAAGTATACGCCCCTGAGAGACTCCGTAGAGAAGAGCTGGTTTACACTATTGACCCGCTGAGAAGTCATCTAGTCTCAGGCAGAGGTGCTGGAATATTCTCTGGCAAAACCCTGCCGTATGAATTTAACTACACCTGTTCAGCTAAAGCCAAGGAAATCGTGAAGCACAGTAAAACCCTTAGAGTTAGTCCTAAAG TCCCTGTCTCTCAGCCCAAAATATCAGTGGTGGGCAGGGCTGTTCTGGGAAGGCCCTTCCAGATCCTCTGTCAGTCGGACAAAGGAAGCCTGCCCATAAACTACACACTGTGGAGGAGGAACGACTTGCTGAAAATGGCCATTGTGAAGCAGCTGCCCCAAAAGGCCCTCTTCAACGTCACCATCCAGCGACCTGATGAAATAAGCCAATACATGTGTGACGCACAGAACAAGCAGGACAGAGTCGTCGAGCTCAGTAAAAGACTCAATGCCTCAGTCACAG TGCCTGTGTCAGACACCCTGCTGACCGTCCTCCCGGACTTACGAAACATCGCCGAGGGAGATAGGCTCTACCTGATATGTAGCATCAACGGCACGCCGCCTGTCACTTTCAAGTGGTACCGCAGCGGCAGGGCCCAGCCACTGTCCACCACCACCTCCAACAAGATCACCTTGGATTACCAGGTCCCCGAGGTTAGCAGAGAGCACAGCGGCACCTACTACTGCGAGGCGGGCAACTACGCCAATAACGTCCGCAGCCAGCTGGTCACTATAGATG
- the pecam1b gene encoding platelet endothelial cell adhesion molecule isoform X19, whose product MGLLLLLTFTLLSSWRPVGAQSPFTIRNVNLVIEPGNDVMRDTNVTLRCQAVVSTSDKQLLSRAYRLYKDNILVYTDTTNSSEDLVYQLPLARVSNTGKYECQIVIEGKSMSSEPKKLTVTGLSTPELHLSKRVLNEGEEVIAKCTAPGEMGPIIFYFYADFSEIKEERVNKNHVEVALRFNGAGIRKINCSYVALIMPNSVRSEQSNIVSISVKELPLNPVLEISPHQRVYEGDPLNITCTIGDFHSYSEKVHVYLSQGKHLLSFGTNKVNYSKLAVANEPGEFECRLEMGKVAKVATATVSVTELFSVPTLTVSPKDVFQEDEIKLICRSEVYAPERLRREELVYTIDPLRSHLVSGRGAGIFSGKTLPYEFNYTCSAKAKEIVKHSKTLRVSPKVPVSQPKISVVGRAVLGRPFQILCQSDKGSLPINYTLWRRNDLLKMAIVKQLPQKALFNVTIQRPDEISQYMCDAQNKQDRVVELSKRLNASVTVPVSDTLLTVLPDLRNIAEGDRLYLICSINGTPPVTFKWYRSGRAQPLSTTTSNKITLDYQVPEVSREHSGTYYCEAGNYANNVRSQLVTIDVSMAMWKKGLIVASCLLVVAVLVLLLVLHFRAKRGKREPAAELSVEV is encoded by the exons ATGGGTCTCCTCTTACTGCTCACCTTCACACTCCTCTCTAGCT GGAGACCAGTAGGAGCCCAGTCAC CATTCACGATAAGAAATGTCAATCTGGTGATCGAACCGGGCAATGATGTGATGAGGGACACCAACGTGACACTGAGATGCCAGGCTGTCGTCAGCACCTCGGACAAACAGCTCCTGAGCCGCGCCTACAGATTATACAAGGACAACATCCTGGTCTACACGGACACCACCAACAGCTCAGAAGATCTCGTCTATCAGTTGCCCCTGGCCAGGGTCTCCAACACTGGCAAATATGAATGCCAGATTGTAATTGAGGGCAAAAGTATGAGCAGCGAGCCTAAGAAACTCACAGTAACAG GCCTGTCTACACCCGAGCTCCACCTCAGCAAGCGTGTGTTGAATGAAGGAGAGGAGGTGATAGCCAAATGCACAGCTCCTGGTGAGATGGGCCCCATCATCTTCTATTTCTACGCCGACTTCAGCGAGATCAAGGAAGAGCGGGTCAACAAAAACCACGTGGAGGTTGCGCTTCGTTTCAACGGCGCGGGAATCCGCAAAATTAACTGCAGCTACGTGGCGCTGATCATGCCGAACTCTGTCAGGTCTGAGCAAAGCAACATTGTCAGCATTTCTGTCAAAG AGCTTCCTCTCAATCCAGTTCTCGAGATCAGTCCACACCAAAGAGTCTATGAAGGGGACCCACTCAATATCACCTGCACCATCGGGGATTTCCATTCCTACTCTGAAAAGGTCCATGTCTACCTGAGCCAAGGGAAACACCTGCTCAGCTTTGGGACCAACAAAGTGAACTACAGCAAGCTGGCAGTGGCAAATGAGCCGGGAGAGTTTGAGTGCAGGTTAGAGATGGGAAAAGTCGCCAAAGTCGCTACAGCAACGGTGTCGGTAACCG AGCTGTTTTCAGTGCCAACACTGACCGTGTCTCCCAAAGACGTCTTTCAAGAGGACGAAATTAAGTTGATTTGCCGAAGTGAAGTATACGCCCCTGAGAGACTCCGTAGAGAAGAGCTGGTTTACACTATTGACCCGCTGAGAAGTCATCTAGTCTCAGGCAGAGGTGCTGGAATATTCTCTGGCAAAACCCTGCCGTATGAATTTAACTACACCTGTTCAGCTAAAGCCAAGGAAATCGTGAAGCACAGTAAAACCCTTAGAGTTAGTCCTAAAG TCCCTGTCTCTCAGCCCAAAATATCAGTGGTGGGCAGGGCTGTTCTGGGAAGGCCCTTCCAGATCCTCTGTCAGTCGGACAAAGGAAGCCTGCCCATAAACTACACACTGTGGAGGAGGAACGACTTGCTGAAAATGGCCATTGTGAAGCAGCTGCCCCAAAAGGCCCTCTTCAACGTCACCATCCAGCGACCTGATGAAATAAGCCAATACATGTGTGACGCACAGAACAAGCAGGACAGAGTCGTCGAGCTCAGTAAAAGACTCAATGCCTCAGTCACAG TGCCTGTGTCAGACACCCTGCTGACCGTCCTCCCGGACTTACGAAACATCGCCGAGGGAGATAGGCTCTACCTGATATGTAGCATCAACGGCACGCCGCCTGTCACTTTCAAGTGGTACCGCAGCGGCAGGGCCCAGCCACTGTCCACCACCACCTCCAACAAGATCACCTTGGATTACCAGGTCCCCGAGGTTAGCAGAGAGCACAGCGGCACCTACTACTGCGAGGCGGGCAACTACGCCAATAACGTCCGCAGCCAGCTGGTCACTATAGATG
- the pecam1b gene encoding platelet endothelial cell adhesion molecule isoform X21: MGLLLLLTFTLLSSWRPVGAQSPFTIRNVNLVIEPGNDVMRDTNVTLRCQAVVSTSDKQLLSRAYRLYKDNILVYTDTTNSSEDLVYQLPLARVSNTGKYECQIVIEGKSMSSEPKKLTVTGLSTPELHLSKRVLNEGEEVIAKCTAPGEMGPIIFYFYADFSEIKEERVNKNHVEVALRFNGAGIRKINCSYVALIMPNSVRSEQSNIVSISVKELPLNPVLEISPHQRVYEGDPLNITCTIGDFHSYSEKVHVYLSQGKHLLSFGTNKVNYSKLAVANEPGEFECRLEMGKVAKVATATVSVTELFSVPTLTVSPKDVFQEDEIKLICRSEVYAPERLRREELVYTIDPLRSHLVSGRGAGIFSGKTLPYEFNYTCSAKAKEIVKHSKTLRVSPKVPVSQPKISVVGRAVLGRPFQILCQSDKGSLPINYTLWRRNDLLKMAIVKQLPQKALFNVTIQRPDEISQYMCDAQNKQDRVVELSKRLNASVTVPVSDTLLTVLPDLRNIAEGDRLYLICSINGTPPVTFKWYRSGRAQPLSTTTSNKITLDYQVPEVSREHSGTYYCEAGNYANNVRSQLVTIDDATPRYDGTEGRATNRMRDSVTSLPADVSNRSSYSAPATV; the protein is encoded by the exons ATGGGTCTCCTCTTACTGCTCACCTTCACACTCCTCTCTAGCT GGAGACCAGTAGGAGCCCAGTCAC CATTCACGATAAGAAATGTCAATCTGGTGATCGAACCGGGCAATGATGTGATGAGGGACACCAACGTGACACTGAGATGCCAGGCTGTCGTCAGCACCTCGGACAAACAGCTCCTGAGCCGCGCCTACAGATTATACAAGGACAACATCCTGGTCTACACGGACACCACCAACAGCTCAGAAGATCTCGTCTATCAGTTGCCCCTGGCCAGGGTCTCCAACACTGGCAAATATGAATGCCAGATTGTAATTGAGGGCAAAAGTATGAGCAGCGAGCCTAAGAAACTCACAGTAACAG GCCTGTCTACACCCGAGCTCCACCTCAGCAAGCGTGTGTTGAATGAAGGAGAGGAGGTGATAGCCAAATGCACAGCTCCTGGTGAGATGGGCCCCATCATCTTCTATTTCTACGCCGACTTCAGCGAGATCAAGGAAGAGCGGGTCAACAAAAACCACGTGGAGGTTGCGCTTCGTTTCAACGGCGCGGGAATCCGCAAAATTAACTGCAGCTACGTGGCGCTGATCATGCCGAACTCTGTCAGGTCTGAGCAAAGCAACATTGTCAGCATTTCTGTCAAAG AGCTTCCTCTCAATCCAGTTCTCGAGATCAGTCCACACCAAAGAGTCTATGAAGGGGACCCACTCAATATCACCTGCACCATCGGGGATTTCCATTCCTACTCTGAAAAGGTCCATGTCTACCTGAGCCAAGGGAAACACCTGCTCAGCTTTGGGACCAACAAAGTGAACTACAGCAAGCTGGCAGTGGCAAATGAGCCGGGAGAGTTTGAGTGCAGGTTAGAGATGGGAAAAGTCGCCAAAGTCGCTACAGCAACGGTGTCGGTAACCG AGCTGTTTTCAGTGCCAACACTGACCGTGTCTCCCAAAGACGTCTTTCAAGAGGACGAAATTAAGTTGATTTGCCGAAGTGAAGTATACGCCCCTGAGAGACTCCGTAGAGAAGAGCTGGTTTACACTATTGACCCGCTGAGAAGTCATCTAGTCTCAGGCAGAGGTGCTGGAATATTCTCTGGCAAAACCCTGCCGTATGAATTTAACTACACCTGTTCAGCTAAAGCCAAGGAAATCGTGAAGCACAGTAAAACCCTTAGAGTTAGTCCTAAAG TCCCTGTCTCTCAGCCCAAAATATCAGTGGTGGGCAGGGCTGTTCTGGGAAGGCCCTTCCAGATCCTCTGTCAGTCGGACAAAGGAAGCCTGCCCATAAACTACACACTGTGGAGGAGGAACGACTTGCTGAAAATGGCCATTGTGAAGCAGCTGCCCCAAAAGGCCCTCTTCAACGTCACCATCCAGCGACCTGATGAAATAAGCCAATACATGTGTGACGCACAGAACAAGCAGGACAGAGTCGTCGAGCTCAGTAAAAGACTCAATGCCTCAGTCACAG TGCCTGTGTCAGACACCCTGCTGACCGTCCTCCCGGACTTACGAAACATCGCCGAGGGAGATAGGCTCTACCTGATATGTAGCATCAACGGCACGCCGCCTGTCACTTTCAAGTGGTACCGCAGCGGCAGGGCCCAGCCACTGTCCACCACCACCTCCAACAAGATCACCTTGGATTACCAGGTCCCCGAGGTTAGCAGAGAGCACAGCGGCACCTACTACTGCGAGGCGGGCAACTACGCCAATAACGTCCGCAGCCAGCTGGTCACTATAGATG
- the pecam1b gene encoding platelet endothelial cell adhesion molecule isoform X15 has product MGLLLLLTFTLLSSWRPVGAQSPFTIRNVNLVIEPGNDVMRDTNVTLRCQAVVSTSDKQLLSRAYRLYKDNILVYTDTTNSSEDLVYQLPLARVSNTGKYECQIVIEGKSMSSEPKKLTVTGLSTPELHLSKRVLNEGEEVIAKCTAPGEMGPIIFYFYADFSEIKEERVNKNHVEVALRFNGAGIRKINCSYVALIMPNSVRSEQSNIVSISVKELPLNPVLEISPHQRVYEGDPLNITCTIGDFHSYSEKVHVYLSQGKHLLSFGTNKVNYSKLAVANEPGEFECRLEMGKVAKVATATVSVTELFSVPTLTVSPKDVFQEDEIKLICRSEVYAPERLRREELVYTIDPLRSHLVSGRGAGIFSGKTLPYEFNYTCSAKAKEIVKHSKTLRVSPKVPVSQPKISVVGRAVLGRPFQILCQSDKGSLPINYTLWRRNDLLKMAIVKQLPQKALFNVTIQRPDEISQYMCDAQNKQDRVVELSKRLNASVTVPVSDTLLTVLPDLRNIAEGDRLYLICSINGTPPVTFKWYRSGRAQPLSTTTSNKITLDYQVPEVSREHSGTYYCEAGNYANNVRSQLVTIDVSMAMWKKGLIVASCLLVVAVLVLLLVLHFRAKRGKREPAAELSVKPSSPKSDDSLTKICIAET; this is encoded by the exons ATGGGTCTCCTCTTACTGCTCACCTTCACACTCCTCTCTAGCT GGAGACCAGTAGGAGCCCAGTCAC CATTCACGATAAGAAATGTCAATCTGGTGATCGAACCGGGCAATGATGTGATGAGGGACACCAACGTGACACTGAGATGCCAGGCTGTCGTCAGCACCTCGGACAAACAGCTCCTGAGCCGCGCCTACAGATTATACAAGGACAACATCCTGGTCTACACGGACACCACCAACAGCTCAGAAGATCTCGTCTATCAGTTGCCCCTGGCCAGGGTCTCCAACACTGGCAAATATGAATGCCAGATTGTAATTGAGGGCAAAAGTATGAGCAGCGAGCCTAAGAAACTCACAGTAACAG GCCTGTCTACACCCGAGCTCCACCTCAGCAAGCGTGTGTTGAATGAAGGAGAGGAGGTGATAGCCAAATGCACAGCTCCTGGTGAGATGGGCCCCATCATCTTCTATTTCTACGCCGACTTCAGCGAGATCAAGGAAGAGCGGGTCAACAAAAACCACGTGGAGGTTGCGCTTCGTTTCAACGGCGCGGGAATCCGCAAAATTAACTGCAGCTACGTGGCGCTGATCATGCCGAACTCTGTCAGGTCTGAGCAAAGCAACATTGTCAGCATTTCTGTCAAAG AGCTTCCTCTCAATCCAGTTCTCGAGATCAGTCCACACCAAAGAGTCTATGAAGGGGACCCACTCAATATCACCTGCACCATCGGGGATTTCCATTCCTACTCTGAAAAGGTCCATGTCTACCTGAGCCAAGGGAAACACCTGCTCAGCTTTGGGACCAACAAAGTGAACTACAGCAAGCTGGCAGTGGCAAATGAGCCGGGAGAGTTTGAGTGCAGGTTAGAGATGGGAAAAGTCGCCAAAGTCGCTACAGCAACGGTGTCGGTAACCG AGCTGTTTTCAGTGCCAACACTGACCGTGTCTCCCAAAGACGTCTTTCAAGAGGACGAAATTAAGTTGATTTGCCGAAGTGAAGTATACGCCCCTGAGAGACTCCGTAGAGAAGAGCTGGTTTACACTATTGACCCGCTGAGAAGTCATCTAGTCTCAGGCAGAGGTGCTGGAATATTCTCTGGCAAAACCCTGCCGTATGAATTTAACTACACCTGTTCAGCTAAAGCCAAGGAAATCGTGAAGCACAGTAAAACCCTTAGAGTTAGTCCTAAAG TCCCTGTCTCTCAGCCCAAAATATCAGTGGTGGGCAGGGCTGTTCTGGGAAGGCCCTTCCAGATCCTCTGTCAGTCGGACAAAGGAAGCCTGCCCATAAACTACACACTGTGGAGGAGGAACGACTTGCTGAAAATGGCCATTGTGAAGCAGCTGCCCCAAAAGGCCCTCTTCAACGTCACCATCCAGCGACCTGATGAAATAAGCCAATACATGTGTGACGCACAGAACAAGCAGGACAGAGTCGTCGAGCTCAGTAAAAGACTCAATGCCTCAGTCACAG TGCCTGTGTCAGACACCCTGCTGACCGTCCTCCCGGACTTACGAAACATCGCCGAGGGAGATAGGCTCTACCTGATATGTAGCATCAACGGCACGCCGCCTGTCACTTTCAAGTGGTACCGCAGCGGCAGGGCCCAGCCACTGTCCACCACCACCTCCAACAAGATCACCTTGGATTACCAGGTCCCCGAGGTTAGCAGAGAGCACAGCGGCACCTACTACTGCGAGGCGGGCAACTACGCCAATAACGTCCGCAGCCAGCTGGTCACTATAGATG
- the pecam1b gene encoding platelet endothelial cell adhesion molecule isoform X18, protein MGLLLLLTFTLLSSWRPVGAQSPFTIRNVNLVIEPGNDVMRDTNVTLRCQAVVSTSDKQLLSRAYRLYKDNILVYTDTTNSSEDLVYQLPLARVSNTGKYECQIVIEGKSMSSEPKKLTVTGLSTPELHLSKRVLNEGEEVIAKCTAPGEMGPIIFYFYADFSEIKEERVNKNHVEVALRFNGAGIRKINCSYVALIMPNSVRSEQSNIVSISVKELPLNPVLEISPHQRVYEGDPLNITCTIGDFHSYSEKVHVYLSQGKHLLSFGTNKVNYSKLAVANEPGEFECRLEMGKVAKVATATVSVTELFSVPTLTVSPKDVFQEDEIKLICRSEVYAPERLRREELVYTIDPLRSHLVSGRGAGIFSGKTLPYEFNYTCSAKAKEIVKHSKTLRVSPKVPVSQPKISVVGRAVLGRPFQILCQSDKGSLPINYTLWRRNDLLKMAIVKQLPQKALFNVTIQRPDEISQYMCDAQNKQDRVVELSKRLNASVTVPVSDTLLTVLPDLRNIAEGDRLYLICSINGTPPVTFKWYRSGRAQPLSTTTSNKITLDYQVPEVSREHSGTYYCEAGNYANNVRSQLVTIDVSMAMWKKGLIVASCLLVVAVLVLLLVLHFRAKRGRETYSPPATQASHI, encoded by the exons ATGGGTCTCCTCTTACTGCTCACCTTCACACTCCTCTCTAGCT GGAGACCAGTAGGAGCCCAGTCAC CATTCACGATAAGAAATGTCAATCTGGTGATCGAACCGGGCAATGATGTGATGAGGGACACCAACGTGACACTGAGATGCCAGGCTGTCGTCAGCACCTCGGACAAACAGCTCCTGAGCCGCGCCTACAGATTATACAAGGACAACATCCTGGTCTACACGGACACCACCAACAGCTCAGAAGATCTCGTCTATCAGTTGCCCCTGGCCAGGGTCTCCAACACTGGCAAATATGAATGCCAGATTGTAATTGAGGGCAAAAGTATGAGCAGCGAGCCTAAGAAACTCACAGTAACAG GCCTGTCTACACCCGAGCTCCACCTCAGCAAGCGTGTGTTGAATGAAGGAGAGGAGGTGATAGCCAAATGCACAGCTCCTGGTGAGATGGGCCCCATCATCTTCTATTTCTACGCCGACTTCAGCGAGATCAAGGAAGAGCGGGTCAACAAAAACCACGTGGAGGTTGCGCTTCGTTTCAACGGCGCGGGAATCCGCAAAATTAACTGCAGCTACGTGGCGCTGATCATGCCGAACTCTGTCAGGTCTGAGCAAAGCAACATTGTCAGCATTTCTGTCAAAG AGCTTCCTCTCAATCCAGTTCTCGAGATCAGTCCACACCAAAGAGTCTATGAAGGGGACCCACTCAATATCACCTGCACCATCGGGGATTTCCATTCCTACTCTGAAAAGGTCCATGTCTACCTGAGCCAAGGGAAACACCTGCTCAGCTTTGGGACCAACAAAGTGAACTACAGCAAGCTGGCAGTGGCAAATGAGCCGGGAGAGTTTGAGTGCAGGTTAGAGATGGGAAAAGTCGCCAAAGTCGCTACAGCAACGGTGTCGGTAACCG AGCTGTTTTCAGTGCCAACACTGACCGTGTCTCCCAAAGACGTCTTTCAAGAGGACGAAATTAAGTTGATTTGCCGAAGTGAAGTATACGCCCCTGAGAGACTCCGTAGAGAAGAGCTGGTTTACACTATTGACCCGCTGAGAAGTCATCTAGTCTCAGGCAGAGGTGCTGGAATATTCTCTGGCAAAACCCTGCCGTATGAATTTAACTACACCTGTTCAGCTAAAGCCAAGGAAATCGTGAAGCACAGTAAAACCCTTAGAGTTAGTCCTAAAG TCCCTGTCTCTCAGCCCAAAATATCAGTGGTGGGCAGGGCTGTTCTGGGAAGGCCCTTCCAGATCCTCTGTCAGTCGGACAAAGGAAGCCTGCCCATAAACTACACACTGTGGAGGAGGAACGACTTGCTGAAAATGGCCATTGTGAAGCAGCTGCCCCAAAAGGCCCTCTTCAACGTCACCATCCAGCGACCTGATGAAATAAGCCAATACATGTGTGACGCACAGAACAAGCAGGACAGAGTCGTCGAGCTCAGTAAAAGACTCAATGCCTCAGTCACAG TGCCTGTGTCAGACACCCTGCTGACCGTCCTCCCGGACTTACGAAACATCGCCGAGGGAGATAGGCTCTACCTGATATGTAGCATCAACGGCACGCCGCCTGTCACTTTCAAGTGGTACCGCAGCGGCAGGGCCCAGCCACTGTCCACCACCACCTCCAACAAGATCACCTTGGATTACCAGGTCCCCGAGGTTAGCAGAGAGCACAGCGGCACCTACTACTGCGAGGCGGGCAACTACGCCAATAACGTCCGCAGCCAGCTGGTCACTATAGATG
- the pecam1b gene encoding platelet endothelial cell adhesion molecule isoform X16, translating to MGLLLLLTFTLLSSWRPVGAQSPFTIRNVNLVIEPGNDVMRDTNVTLRCQAVVSTSDKQLLSRAYRLYKDNILVYTDTTNSSEDLVYQLPLARVSNTGKYECQIVIEGKSMSSEPKKLTVTGLSTPELHLSKRVLNEGEEVIAKCTAPGEMGPIIFYFYADFSEIKEERVNKNHVEVALRFNGAGIRKINCSYVALIMPNSVRSEQSNIVSISVKELPLNPVLEISPHQRVYEGDPLNITCTIGDFHSYSEKVHVYLSQGKHLLSFGTNKVNYSKLAVANEPGEFECRLEMGKVAKVATATVSVTELFSVPTLTVSPKDVFQEDEIKLICRSEVYAPERLRREELVYTIDPLRSHLVSGRGAGIFSGKTLPYEFNYTCSAKAKEIVKHSKTLRVSPKVPVSQPKISVVGRAVLGRPFQILCQSDKGSLPINYTLWRRNDLLKMAIVKQLPQKALFNVTIQRPDEISQYMCDAQNKQDRVVELSKRLNASVTVPVSDTLLTVLPDLRNIAEGDRLYLICSINGTPPVTFKWYRSGRAQPLSTTTSNKITLDYQVPEVSREHSGTYYCEAGNYANNVRSQLVTIDVSMAMWKKGLIVASCLLVVAVLVLLLVLHFRAKRGKREPAAELSVLRALNQMTL from the exons ATGGGTCTCCTCTTACTGCTCACCTTCACACTCCTCTCTAGCT GGAGACCAGTAGGAGCCCAGTCAC CATTCACGATAAGAAATGTCAATCTGGTGATCGAACCGGGCAATGATGTGATGAGGGACACCAACGTGACACTGAGATGCCAGGCTGTCGTCAGCACCTCGGACAAACAGCTCCTGAGCCGCGCCTACAGATTATACAAGGACAACATCCTGGTCTACACGGACACCACCAACAGCTCAGAAGATCTCGTCTATCAGTTGCCCCTGGCCAGGGTCTCCAACACTGGCAAATATGAATGCCAGATTGTAATTGAGGGCAAAAGTATGAGCAGCGAGCCTAAGAAACTCACAGTAACAG GCCTGTCTACACCCGAGCTCCACCTCAGCAAGCGTGTGTTGAATGAAGGAGAGGAGGTGATAGCCAAATGCACAGCTCCTGGTGAGATGGGCCCCATCATCTTCTATTTCTACGCCGACTTCAGCGAGATCAAGGAAGAGCGGGTCAACAAAAACCACGTGGAGGTTGCGCTTCGTTTCAACGGCGCGGGAATCCGCAAAATTAACTGCAGCTACGTGGCGCTGATCATGCCGAACTCTGTCAGGTCTGAGCAAAGCAACATTGTCAGCATTTCTGTCAAAG AGCTTCCTCTCAATCCAGTTCTCGAGATCAGTCCACACCAAAGAGTCTATGAAGGGGACCCACTCAATATCACCTGCACCATCGGGGATTTCCATTCCTACTCTGAAAAGGTCCATGTCTACCTGAGCCAAGGGAAACACCTGCTCAGCTTTGGGACCAACAAAGTGAACTACAGCAAGCTGGCAGTGGCAAATGAGCCGGGAGAGTTTGAGTGCAGGTTAGAGATGGGAAAAGTCGCCAAAGTCGCTACAGCAACGGTGTCGGTAACCG AGCTGTTTTCAGTGCCAACACTGACCGTGTCTCCCAAAGACGTCTTTCAAGAGGACGAAATTAAGTTGATTTGCCGAAGTGAAGTATACGCCCCTGAGAGACTCCGTAGAGAAGAGCTGGTTTACACTATTGACCCGCTGAGAAGTCATCTAGTCTCAGGCAGAGGTGCTGGAATATTCTCTGGCAAAACCCTGCCGTATGAATTTAACTACACCTGTTCAGCTAAAGCCAAGGAAATCGTGAAGCACAGTAAAACCCTTAGAGTTAGTCCTAAAG TCCCTGTCTCTCAGCCCAAAATATCAGTGGTGGGCAGGGCTGTTCTGGGAAGGCCCTTCCAGATCCTCTGTCAGTCGGACAAAGGAAGCCTGCCCATAAACTACACACTGTGGAGGAGGAACGACTTGCTGAAAATGGCCATTGTGAAGCAGCTGCCCCAAAAGGCCCTCTTCAACGTCACCATCCAGCGACCTGATGAAATAAGCCAATACATGTGTGACGCACAGAACAAGCAGGACAGAGTCGTCGAGCTCAGTAAAAGACTCAATGCCTCAGTCACAG TGCCTGTGTCAGACACCCTGCTGACCGTCCTCCCGGACTTACGAAACATCGCCGAGGGAGATAGGCTCTACCTGATATGTAGCATCAACGGCACGCCGCCTGTCACTTTCAAGTGGTACCGCAGCGGCAGGGCCCAGCCACTGTCCACCACCACCTCCAACAAGATCACCTTGGATTACCAGGTCCCCGAGGTTAGCAGAGAGCACAGCGGCACCTACTACTGCGAGGCGGGCAACTACGCCAATAACGTCCGCAGCCAGCTGGTCACTATAGATG